The genomic interval gaagtgtaagaattctttttgtgataaagataagctccttaatttaagagataaagAAGAGTTTGGATAAATATGTAGGGtctattgttttcaatttatttacaactatgtcatcaaaaacattttttgtatcCTGAAAACACTCCCTaggaatttttaaaatcttgttCTAAACCCCGGGAAATGAggatacaattttttgaaaattgtatttagaaaatattagccaaacaataaattcaagtgtAGGACTCACCATTTTATggattgtaaatatatatatatatatatatatatatatatttaaaaactcATACCAAACAAGCCATTATATATCTTAGCTTAATCCATTTGggttattttaaatttggaagaaaattaAATGTAAGACTCaagtaattttcctttttcttttcctacaaACATAGCAAGAATTGATATGGTTGCTTGGAGTTTAaagtatttgttttaatttttaatttttattttttggattgcTGAATTTGACTTTGatttatccttttattttattttggggtaGAAAATTTAATTGGACTATTTGCGTgccttttttcttctatatCGCACAAGActaattgttttgaaattcaacAGTATATATTTTGTCACATAAAATAGAGTCTCATTGGTTAGGAATTTAATATAGACAAGTTGCAATTGGTGGAGGCAAAGATGAAGTAGATAAGTCAAGAGTACCAGCAGAAAGAGAAGCAAGGTGATATATGAAATaagtaatttctttttctaaaatttcctttcatttttattttattgatataaaaaaaattgttttgaataaTCTGTGAGATGAAATTTTAAGATTAAGCTACTCACAATTGGTGGAAAAAGATTGAAACATAGAATTTAGGACACTGGTAATTGCTGgaattattttgaattgtagTTTCACTTTAAAGATGCTTTGGAAGTGATAGTTTATGGTAATATGTAATCTTTCTCTTCCTTCAAGTTAGTCACAGCTTTGATGCATAAATAGATTATTTGTACATTAGCCAATCTCCACATCAGCCCATCCACTTTTTTTTGGAGTGTATATCTCACTAATTGGTTGATTACCATAAGAAGTAAAAACTGTTcattacatatattatattactgTTAGGATATTTAGACCCCGGTtcatagaattaacaagttttaaacccaaggtgttaattagatttattatgaataaaattgttaaaacaaacaaacattaatatcatgtcaaaataatgcagtgaaaaaaaaattagacaagatataatgacctaggaaaaccaatgaaacaaactagtttcacagtaaaaaacctggggggaaaccttccggAAAAACAATCCattatagtaaagagaagtttcaaatctagtacaaaacttttgtctctagactctacaatccccataAATGAACTCATAGTAGAAACCTTCTATcacttcagaacctctgaactcttgaatatatgaacgccaccattttttgcacggatccctgtacgtgactaaccaatgatgcacgactcctaatacgtgactaacacaccaacttgaagaagatgttggctgtaaagttcttcacttcatcaacaatgaagatcaagaaacacttggttacaaaatcctaaggcgcaaagacgtaGTAGCTTCTTTTAGAGAAAATAAAGCATCAGTCACTTTTTgcacaatgtatgtaaacatgGTCACAAGACTGTTTTACAAGAAGAAGGAGGTAAGGACCCCCCCTAAGaagatgaaacacatctcccccTTAGAGAGGCATTTgtttctccccctaacatgtagaatcttaaaaaaagaaaccacaaattctccacaatttctccccctttttgtcatgattgacaaagggtacaagaagcAAGAAAGCTTCAACCGAGAAACATAACGATGATCAAGGATGATCAAGGGGGCATAAAGAATCCATAAAAATGCaagaatgtaatgaaacaagatgctatggatgacaagataatagaaagatacaaaacatgttaaaaaaaaaatgcatgcaaGAGGATCTTAATCGATCAAGAGGTGTCAAAGCTGAAGACTCGTGctagatgggtgagaaaagattctctaaggtgagtgttgctgacttgtccatgatttaattctttcaattatttgtggacatgtttttttttttggttgttttttattaaaaaaaaaaatccaaaaacattgaaaaatttttaaaagacaaaaatgttttattttgtctcagacttgaaccttttgagaaaagcataaataatcatctcaccactatttactagccaatcatgaacaccttagtgcatatcgtaagattttgtgctcgagaaagtgtagcacatgcacaaaaagaacataaggtataacctcggtttaaatgttaaaattggtgtatacattattggacttaatattaaatcaatcaaataaaattcgtgtgtacattatctcggctattttaataagtttctgctcaaataaaattggtgtgtatattatgaggcaaatcaagaaacttacatgattgcaagcttgttttctaagagatgtgggagttatatgatgtaactctttaggtgatagtctctttcaaatttatgtgatgaattttgtagactttgtgtttgatttctagtcacatatcacctcacatgtatctcaagcttttgctagttgcacacactacacaagttactctttgctaaatttagtacatgttattgtgtgtgatcttgttgtgacCATCCAAAATTAAatgttccttgattttgatacaaaaattctttaatgtttgagttttggagacaaattggttaaaaaacttggttttggaagatctgggttgaattcaagtgtttttgaaaaacttttaattcatactcatgcatttcattcatgaattattgtgctttgaggagtttctgaattaaattgctctgtttttcaaaattttgatttttccagattttcTATCGATCGAATCTGTCTCTCGACCGATCGAAGTTGCGataaaaaatttttggtttgaatctACCTGACTCGATTGGCATTCGATCGATGCTCAATcgattgaaattgaaaaatttcagtttttaagtatttgaccaaattgtttttcatgcatcatttatgtttaggattcacatgcattgcattgattttttatatctatcttgcagttttgcagtcatatctctcattgttttcacacataacatgcatacactttgctaaattgggtactcaacttgatttaaaaattgattgattaattttttgagctatgtactttttaatatatgctatttttagtgtgaactgtagaaaatattttctcctaagagatatgatggataatcaatgtgcaaatattttctctactcatgcaactatttatgggtcacataatgtcaagtttgcatttattgaaagagagaatatttttctttatgtgtatcctcaacttaatttttttttaagattaggtttgtgtgtttttcttttccccacctcctaaatttttcctctaaactgtttttcccaaaacttgttttgtttttttttttcctatttttatagggggagaagtTTATTTTTAACCtttgctcttcatagggggagttgtctctattttctatagagttgaattgttttgtgttctcttaattctctattttctcttgactTTTGTTGCGTATGTTGTCTGTTTACTCATTGTatgagttgtctttgtcaatacgtgacaaaaagggggagatttagatgaaatgtgGGAATACGTGGGAatcctgtttgttttgtttagggggagaatataaatttttttttgatgtatctaacttagggggagagttagtttacttttgtttttattttgtgtttcatattattgtttatatgtctttctttccacacatgcagtgatgtgtttgttgagtgtttcaggaaagacaggtaCATTCTGATCAAAACCTTCTACCTCTTATTGGCAACTTCTTGGTTAGGAAGTgttagattgggatttgtgaagtaattgggcattttattgtattgggttgttcttgtatttgagcatttcattttgtatgaaagttttgtcatgaattgccaaaggaggagattgttaggttctaaaagtttagaacaattggcaaatcgtgaacacaaacttgtctagatatagatcttagagtctataggtattgttagacaatgctcaaggtgattcaagtcaagattcaagaacatacaagctgtaggaagaagatttcataatctgtctggttcgatcgatcgaaagagaGGCTTGATCAAttgaaagtcgtatctgcagaattttaattaagcccaaacaacagTTCAAGcctattaaggattagggttttagatctacttctcctagtatataaaggaaaccctaagcacgtttttagaaggctttttagagagagaagagagtgcctcttttatatttagggttttgttcctaaaaagctctctcatatcttctaccggtgttattacttgaaaaatctcaagatttggtattgtagaagttgctgccttctctagtcatcaaaggtgctgatgatctaaaccttcaagggtggtcttggagtaacaaacaggagagtttgtgttgctaaacctttgagtgagatctcaaagtcacaaacgagggtgtttgtgttttgcaaaggccaaagaaaggagtccgtggtctcggagcttgcacgtagTCGTGTtcgtaagtttctactggtgggtagcaataggctGTTAGgggtctaagtcactattgtaaaactttgattctttctagtggatttgctttttaccttgaggatagctaggttaaatcttccccaggttttttaccagtttggttttcttgggttatcatatcgttgtgttttttttttttttcaggagagtttgtgttgctaaacctttgagtgggatctcaaagtcacaaacgagggtgtttgtgttttgcaaaggccaaagaaaggagtccgtggtctcggagcttgcacgtaaTCGTGTTCGTAAGTtgctactggtgggtagcaataggatgttaggggtctaagtcactattgtaaaacttcgattctttctagtggatttgctttttaccttgaggatagctaggttaaatcctccctaggttttttaccagtttggttttcctgggttatcatatcgttgtgttttttttttttaattttccgttgctatacattgatatgatatattcgtgttaacctagttttgttaatttgactaagtaatcacttggctaattacctaggttaatttgattgtggttttaagggtTCTAAAAACTATTAATAGAGACTACGAcactttatatttttctaattaaaaaaaaaaaaaaaacaagagtaagtggttaatataatataattaggtACAAACCTACCAACTTCAACTTGTAGGGCCAAGTGATATCCTTATGTGTatattaacttcttctttttttttttttgttgggaagAATGTGTTATATGAACTCTTTAATTAAAATCTCACCATGATGTTATCTGCCCAACTGCCGTACCTCTAACTCCAATTATGGAGTATAGGATGGACAATATGTCttcttgcattttatttttttcttcacatgcatttttgaaatacaaaatataataattttatggtGAATAGACATTTAATAGGGTTATGATTATAAGTGACataatatatcttttatttggGAAAAACAATTATGTGATAGTATTTTGCTGGATGATGCAAATGTCATTACTTAAAAGTTACACTGTatctttctaaaaattaatatttacttCAAATGTCTAAACCAAACATGATCCTTTGGTCAAATGTCATTAACCTTTTCAACTGTAAAAGACTCCGATACTTTCAatataaaatggtaaatattactataaaacaAGCAGGGATGCAAAATGGCATCTCTGTGGAACATCAATATGACAACTAGTACATTTATTCTCTATCGTCTCAATTATTCAGAACTCAtaacatatattgtttgtaacCATAAGGACGGGGAatgaaaatacataaattatagCAAATCATCTGATTTGGAATGTGACTCATAAACTGTAAAATGAGAAATCAATCCCTTACTATTAgttcaaaattacaaatagtcttttacttaataaaaaagaagaagacgaaaACACTCATTATTGGCTACAACACAACAAAACGTAAAAAGAGAGTGTAGCAAATAAAGTTTCCCATGGTGCACATGTTGTATTAGTGATGGCTTGGGTCCATTGGCGTCACAAAAAACTTCATTGTTCCATTCAGGCAATGAATGCCATCATGCTCACCGCAAGCAAAGTAGTGAGGCTGTGACACTTTCAGCACAAACTCAAAGCCGTTCCCAGCTCCTTGTTTTGTATTTCCCTGCATCTTGGCATTTTTCAGGTCACATTTAATGAAGCTCTCGTGGTTTGGTAGCAAGTAAACACTGTGAGGAAATGTTTTTGGAGTTGGTGGATCATATTTGAAAACTGCAATCAACATCAtatgaatagttatttttcatgcatatttgcattcaacaaaacaaaacaaaaaaaaaaaaatgcacatatttttcatgttccataaggatcaaaattgataacctacaaataaataaattgaaaaaaaaaaaatcgaagttAGAAttgactatatattttgatatcatATTGAACTTTATAACTTGTCATTAAAACACAAGCggtttaaaaatatgattttggccAATATATTTTACAACCTGAACTATGCATGGCAATATGTAACAAGTAGCAATAGCAAAGTAATTAAGCTCACCTAGAGTGTCATTTAAGAAGAAAGGGCCATTTTTGGTTGCCCATTCGATGTAGTTAAAGCCATAATTCCAGTGGTACGAGTCACCCACGATGAACTTCTTGGGAGTTGGTGTATTAATGGAATTCTCAAATGGCCTGGCTATGCTAACTGCCATTGTGGAAGCAATCAACAGCACTAGCATGAGTCCTTGCGTAATTGTGAAACCCATGGTATGATTTGCAACTTGTGAAAGATAATAGAGAGTGAAATAATTAAGAAGATGCACACAAAGAAAGAGCTAGTGAAATAAGATGTTTGCAATGATATAGATAGCATGATTTAAATGGGTATTTATAATGGGatagatggagagagagagagagagagagagtgtataATGAGTTGGCTAATTACTAAAAACGGAACTTTTTTGTTATAGAGCTTTTACATTGTATTTTCCATCTCTGgactacaaaattttgaaagggATGAGttgtattttataaaaaatgagtcaattttcaaaaattattttctataaatatctcattttcctatgttttgtAGCAACATTAAttgactggaaaaaaaaaatctcctaatttc from Quercus lobata isolate SW786 unplaced genomic scaffold, ValleyOak3.0 Primary Assembly Scq3eQI_55, whole genome shotgun sequence carries:
- the LOC115973141 gene encoding uncharacterized protein LOC115973141, whose product is MGFTITQGLMLVLLIASTMAVSIARPFENSINTPTPKKFIVGDSYHWNYGFNYIEWATKNGPFFLNDTLVFKYDPPTPKTFPHSVYLLPNHESFIKCDLKNAKMQGNTKQGAGNGFEFVLKVSQPHYFACGEHDGIHCLNGTMKFFVTPMDPSHH